A genomic segment from Microbulbifer elongatus encodes:
- a CDS encoding DUF1624 domain-containing protein, with protein MKRRIASIDIMRGLVIVLMLIDHVRERFYLHMQVSDPMDVNSTDPALFFTRLSAHICAPTFVFLTGLSAWLYAHPSSGNQRSASGFLFKRGLFLVLLEVTLVNFSWAGSFGTFWLQVIWVIGLSMIALSVLVMLPRWLVGAIGFAIVFGHNLLTPITFQPREFGYSLWTILHDRGFLLDTEALRIKISYPLLPWIGVIALGYFAGPLYGRAVDAITRRKTLIGLGLGCLALLLLLRGFNIYGETLPWEAGATAMQTVMSFLNFTKYPPSLDFLLLTLGIAFLLLAWFEPRKNAVLDSLEVFGSAPMFFYLLHLYVLLILYQIVIALFGPNHGDLFGVDHIGWVWLISAVLVIVLYFPTRAFSRFKHSTDLWWVKYF; from the coding sequence GTGAAGCGCCGAATCGCGTCCATTGATATCATGCGCGGTCTGGTGATTGTACTGATGCTGATCGACCATGTGCGAGAGCGCTTTTACCTGCATATGCAGGTGTCCGATCCGATGGACGTGAACAGTACCGATCCTGCCCTGTTCTTTACCCGGCTTTCCGCACATATCTGTGCGCCGACCTTTGTGTTTCTCACCGGGCTTTCCGCCTGGCTCTACGCGCACCCCAGTAGCGGCAACCAGCGATCGGCGAGTGGTTTTCTATTCAAGCGCGGCCTGTTTCTGGTGTTGCTGGAAGTCACACTGGTGAATTTTTCCTGGGCGGGCAGCTTCGGAACTTTCTGGTTACAGGTGATCTGGGTTATCGGCCTGAGCATGATTGCACTTTCCGTGCTGGTCATGTTGCCACGCTGGTTGGTAGGCGCCATCGGCTTCGCCATTGTGTTCGGCCACAACCTGCTGACACCAATTACCTTTCAGCCGAGGGAATTTGGTTACAGCCTCTGGACCATCCTCCATGACCGTGGTTTTTTGCTGGATACCGAAGCGCTGCGTATCAAAATCAGCTACCCGCTATTGCCGTGGATCGGTGTCATCGCCCTGGGGTATTTTGCCGGTCCTCTATATGGGCGTGCGGTGGATGCGATCACCCGTCGTAAAACCCTGATCGGATTGGGCCTTGGTTGCCTGGCATTGCTGCTGCTATTGCGCGGATTCAATATCTACGGCGAAACCCTGCCTTGGGAAGCCGGTGCAACGGCGATGCAAACGGTCATGTCGTTTTTGAATTTCACCAAGTATCCGCCATCTCTGGATTTTCTGCTGTTGACGCTGGGCATCGCCTTCCTGTTACTGGCCTGGTTTGAACCGCGTAAAAACGCCGTGCTGGATTCCCTGGAAGTGTTCGGGTCGGCGCCGATGTTCTTTTATCTGCTGCATCTTTATGTGCTGCTGATTCTCTATCAGATTGTCATTGCCCTGTTTGGGCCGAATCATGGAGACCTGTTCGGGGTCGATCATATCGGGTGGGTCTGGTTAATTTCTGCGGTGCTCGTCATCGTGCTGTACTTCCCGACTCGGGCTTTCTCTCGCTTCAAGCACAGCACCGATTTATGGTGGGTTAAATATTTCTGA
- a CDS encoding efflux RND transporter periplasmic adaptor subunit, producing MVTNIKQRLWIVIAVALMLGATTFWWWSGRPVSIYKTEALAIGDIESVVAAIGTAEPYNSVDVGVQVSGQITRIHVQPGDTVKQGQLLAEIDARVLTAVVEAGRAELAMLKAQLQERLAEVTLAEQKQQRQIKLFGTEATSQEQLQTAEANLAIARARVKQLQASIQQTQSQLRADEARLSYSRIYAPMAGTVLTIAVKQGQTLNAAYQTPTLLQIADLATMRIRAYVSEADIHRIRFGMPVRFNTLGNSGRVWESQVEQILPMPPKADTDGSQLQAVTYAVLFNVDNSDGALLPGMTAEADFVVTAAPEVLVAPLAALMPESAESGTYLAKILLPDGQTEQRKVTVGRRDRLHAEVINGLEAGELLIVGSQQYQRRRDSW from the coding sequence ATGGTGACTAACATTAAGCAGCGGCTTTGGATCGTAATTGCTGTAGCTCTTATGCTGGGTGCGACTACTTTCTGGTGGTGGAGTGGGCGCCCGGTTTCGATATACAAAACTGAAGCCCTGGCCATTGGGGATATCGAGTCGGTGGTTGCCGCTATTGGGACGGCGGAACCATATAATTCCGTTGATGTTGGCGTACAGGTTTCCGGGCAAATTACACGAATTCATGTGCAGCCCGGGGATACGGTAAAGCAGGGGCAGCTGCTCGCCGAGATCGATGCCAGGGTATTGACCGCGGTAGTGGAGGCCGGACGTGCCGAATTGGCAATGCTCAAGGCCCAGCTCCAGGAGCGGCTAGCAGAAGTAACGCTGGCGGAACAAAAACAGCAGCGTCAGATAAAACTGTTTGGTACGGAAGCCACATCACAGGAGCAGCTACAAACGGCTGAAGCGAATCTTGCAATCGCACGTGCTCGGGTCAAACAGTTACAAGCCAGTATTCAACAGACGCAATCGCAGCTGAGGGCCGATGAGGCGCGGCTCAGTTACAGCCGCATTTATGCGCCCATGGCCGGCACCGTACTCACCATTGCGGTCAAACAGGGGCAAACGCTGAATGCGGCTTACCAGACGCCTACCCTACTCCAGATCGCCGATCTGGCCACCATGCGCATTCGGGCTTATGTGTCTGAGGCGGACATTCATCGTATTCGCTTCGGTATGCCCGTCCGCTTCAATACGCTCGGCAATAGCGGGCGCGTCTGGGAAAGCCAGGTTGAACAGATACTGCCAATGCCCCCAAAAGCGGATACAGATGGCTCTCAGCTGCAAGCAGTGACGTATGCGGTGCTGTTCAATGTAGACAACAGCGATGGTGCCTTGCTGCCAGGTATGACTGCCGAGGCAGACTTTGTCGTGACCGCTGCCCCGGAAGTGCTGGTGGCTCCACTTGCGGCATTGATGCCTGAATCCGCTGAGAGTGGCACCTATCTCGCGAAAATACTATTACCAGACGGCCAGACCGAACAGCGAAAAGTCACCGTGGGACGCCGCGACCGTCTGCATGCGGAGGTCATAAATGGATTGGAGGCTGGGGAGCTTTTGATCGTAGGGTCACAACAGTATCAGCGCCGCAGGGACAGTTGGTAA
- a CDS encoding ABC transporter permease → MPLISLRDIRKHYGGYGEAPKVEVLRGIDLDIDRGEFVSIVGASGSGKSTLMHIIGCLDTPTSGEYLFEHEDVASLSRDQLARLRSKVFGFVFQAYHLIPTESARENVEVPAIYAGIDEVTRQARAIQLLSGLGLGERLDHRPSQLSGGQQQRVSIARALINGGTVILADEPTGALDRESGDQVMTLLRGFAAEGHTVVLITHDQQVAASADRIIEIQDGRIVRDMRNPRMKHVQDAAVARTDTGYETSLGSTPIHPPGRALGRLLPGVTDACRAAWRVLNTNRARTLLTLLGIIIGVASVVTMLAVGEGAKREVMSRLNAMGSNLLQIGSSRPKSGGPRGVITEEDIEAIAKIPEVRRVMPILRDDALVRFGSFSRNFEVLAPTEVMPEVNRWPVLHGRFFTREENRNVAPVVVLGYRAYQYYFPDAGNPLGHQILIKDAPYEIIGVMSEKASESGHINHDERLYVPRRTGMVRVFPDQRDESYLVVEVVNSEQLYRAQENIETLLLARHGRADFWLNNAAARQQTELEARNSLTMMLALIAAISLLVGGIGVMNVMLMTVRERVREIGIRLASGARQRDIHRQFIVEATLVSLVGGGTGILLSVVVIAALALLEVPVAPSLNALLGAVACAVITGVVFGLMPARQAARLHPVAALNRE, encoded by the coding sequence ATGCCACTCATCTCACTCCGAGATATTCGCAAACACTACGGCGGCTATGGCGAGGCGCCGAAGGTAGAGGTATTACGCGGTATTGATCTGGACATTGATCGTGGCGAATTTGTTTCGATTGTCGGCGCCTCAGGATCCGGAAAATCGACCCTGATGCATATCATCGGGTGCCTCGACACGCCCACTTCCGGCGAGTACCTCTTTGAGCACGAGGATGTAGCCTCCCTCAGTCGTGACCAGCTCGCAAGGTTACGCAGTAAGGTGTTTGGCTTTGTATTCCAGGCCTATCACCTGATTCCCACCGAAAGTGCGCGCGAAAACGTCGAGGTCCCCGCAATCTACGCTGGCATCGATGAGGTTACTCGCCAGGCACGGGCTATACAGCTACTCTCTGGTCTGGGGCTGGGCGAGCGCCTTGATCATCGCCCTTCACAGCTCTCCGGCGGCCAGCAGCAACGTGTGTCGATTGCACGCGCACTCATCAACGGTGGAACAGTAATTCTCGCCGATGAACCTACCGGGGCGCTGGACCGGGAAAGCGGCGACCAGGTGATGACATTGCTAAGGGGCTTTGCGGCAGAAGGTCACACCGTAGTCCTGATTACTCATGATCAACAGGTAGCCGCCAGTGCCGACCGAATCATCGAGATCCAGGATGGGCGGATTGTGCGGGATATGCGCAATCCGCGGATGAAGCATGTACAAGATGCCGCGGTCGCAAGGACAGATACCGGATATGAAACCTCTCTTGGCAGCACGCCAATACATCCACCCGGTAGAGCGTTGGGGAGGTTGCTACCCGGTGTGACGGATGCCTGTCGGGCGGCGTGGCGCGTCTTGAACACCAATCGCGCCCGCACTTTGCTCACGCTGCTAGGCATAATTATTGGCGTCGCATCGGTTGTGACAATGCTCGCAGTCGGCGAAGGCGCCAAGCGCGAAGTCATGTCCCGGTTGAATGCCATGGGCTCGAACCTGCTGCAGATTGGCTCTTCGCGCCCTAAATCCGGTGGCCCTCGTGGGGTTATCACTGAAGAAGATATAGAAGCCATCGCGAAAATACCGGAAGTACGCCGGGTTATGCCAATATTGCGCGACGACGCACTGGTTCGGTTTGGGTCGTTCAGTCGCAATTTTGAAGTTCTTGCACCTACCGAGGTTATGCCTGAGGTGAACCGCTGGCCCGTACTACATGGGCGCTTTTTCACACGGGAGGAAAACCGCAATGTGGCGCCCGTGGTTGTTCTCGGCTATCGCGCCTACCAGTACTACTTCCCCGACGCTGGCAATCCCTTGGGACATCAGATTCTGATCAAGGATGCACCGTATGAAATTATTGGTGTGATGAGTGAGAAGGCCTCCGAATCCGGACATATCAATCACGACGAGCGCCTATACGTGCCCCGTCGTACCGGTATGGTGAGAGTATTCCCCGATCAGCGAGATGAAAGTTATCTCGTAGTGGAAGTAGTCAACAGTGAGCAGCTTTACAGGGCGCAAGAAAATATTGAAACCCTTCTACTGGCACGCCATGGCCGTGCGGATTTCTGGTTGAATAATGCCGCTGCAAGGCAGCAAACCGAGCTCGAGGCCCGTAATAGTCTGACCATGATGCTGGCGCTCATCGCGGCCATTTCATTATTGGTAGGCGGTATTGGTGTAATGAATGTAATGCTGATGACCGTACGCGAGCGGGTCCGGGAAATCGGTATACGCCTGGCGAGTGGTGCCAGGCAGCGGGATATCCATCGGCAGTTCATTGTTGAAGCAACGCTGGTATCCCTGGTGGGGGGGGGCACTGGCATTCTCTTGAGCGTGGTTGTTATTGCTGCACTGGCGTTGCTAGAGGTCCCGGTGGCACCCTCGCTCAATGCTTTGTTGGGTGCTGTTGCCTGTGCAGTGATTACCGGTGTTGTATTTGGCCTAATGCCTGCCCGACAAGCGGCCAGACTTCACCCTGTTGCTGCACTGAATCGCGAATAG